ggctgtggatcatgtagagttgttccccctgttttgacttggggctgtggatcatgtagagttggtccccctgttttgacttggggctgtggatcatggagagttgttccccctgttttgacttggggctgtggatcatggagagttgttccccctgttttgacttggggctgtggatcatgtagagttgttccccccctgttttgacttggggctgtggatcatggagagttgttccccccctgttttgacttggggctgtggatcatggagaGTTGTTCCctccctgttttgacttggggctgtggatcatggagagttgttccccccctgttttgacttggggctgtggatcatggaaagttgttccccccctcgttttgacttggggctgtggatcatggagagttgtcccccccctgttttgacttggggctgtggatcatgtagagttgttccccccctgttttgacttggggctgtggatcatgtagagttgttccccccctgttttgacttggggctgtggatcatggaaagttgttccccccccctgttttgacttgggctgtggatcatgtagatttgttccccccctgttttgacttggggctgtggatcatggaaagttgttcccccgctcgttttgacttggggctgtggatcatggagagttgttccccccctgttttgacttggggctgtggatcatgtagagttgttccccccctgttttgacttggggctgtggatcatggaaagttgttccccctgttttgacttggggctgtggatcatgtagagttgttccccccctgttttgacttggggctgtggatcatggaaagttgttcccccgctcgttttgacttggggctgtggatcatgtagagttgttccccccctgttttgacttggggctgtggatcatggagagttgttccccccctgttttgacttggggctgtggatcatggagagttgttccccccctgttttgacttggggctgtggatcatgtagagttgttccccccctgttttgacttggggctgtggatcatggagagttgttccccccctgttttgacttggggctgtggatcatggaaagttgttcccccctcgttttgacttggggctgtggatcatggagagttgttccccctgttttgacttggggctgtggatcatgtagagttgtccccctgttttgacttggggctgtggatcatgtagagttgttccccctgttttgacttggggctgtggatcatggaaagttgttccccctgttttgacttgggctgtggatcatgtagagttgttccccctgttttgactttgggctgtggatcatggaaaGTTGTTTCCCCGcttgttttgacttggggctgtggatcatggagagttgttccccctgttttgacttggggctgtggatcatgtagagttgttccccctgttttgacttggggctgtggatcatggagagttgtcccccctgttttgacttgggctgtggatcatgtagagttgttccccctgttttgacttggggctgtggatcatggaaagttgttccccgctcgttttgacttggggctgtggatcatggagagttgttccccctgttttgacttggggctgtggatcatgtagagttgttccccccctgttttgacttggggctgtggatcatgtagagttgttccccccctgttttgacttggggctgtggatcatggaaagttgttccccctgttttgacttgggctGTGGGTCATGTAGAGTTGttccccccctgttttgacttggggctgtggatcatggaaagttgttccccgctcgttttgacttggggctgtggatcatgtagagttgttccccccctgttttgacttggggctgtggatcatgtagagttgttccccccctgttttgacttggggctgtggatcatggaaagttgtccccccccctgttttgacttgggctgtggatcatgtagagttgttccccccctgttttgacttggggctgtggatcatgtagAGTTGTGCAcccccccctgttttgacttggggctgtggatcatgtagagttgttccccctgttttgacttggggctgtggatcatggaaagttgttcccccccctgttttgacttgggctgtggatcatgtagagttgttccccccctgttttgacttggggctgtggatcatggaaagttgttcccccgctcgttttgacttggggctgtggatcatggagagttgttccccccctgttttgacttgagctgtggatcatgtagagttgttccccccctgttttgacttggggctgtggatcatggaaagttgttcccccgctcgttttgacttggggctgtggatcatggagagttgttccccccctgttttgacttggggctgtggatcatgtagagttgttccccccctgttttgacttggggctgtggatcatgtagagttgttccccccctgttttgacttggggctgtggatcatggaaagttgttccccccctgttttgacttgggctGTGGATCACGTAGAGTTGttccccccctgttttgacttggggctgtggatcatggaaagttgttcccccgctcgttttgacttggggctgtggatcatggagagttgttccccccctgttttgacttggggctgtggatcatgtagagttgttccccctgttttgacttggggctgtggatcatggaaagttgttccccctgttttgacttgggctgtggatcatgtagagttgttccccctgttttgacttggggctgtggatcatggaaagttgttccccgctcgttttgacttggggctgtggatcatggagagttgttccccccctgttttgacttggggctgtggatcatgtagagttgttccccccctgttttgacttggggctgtggatcatggaaagttgttcccccctgttttgacttgggctGTGGATCATTTAGAGTTGttccccctgttttgacttggggctgtggatcatggaaaGTTGTTCCCCGCTCGTTTTGaattggggctgtggatcatggagagttgttccccccctgttttgacttggggctgtggatcatgtagagttgtcccccctgttttgacttggggctgtggatcatgtagagttgttccccccctgttttgacttggggctgtggatcatggaaagttgttccccctgttttgacttgggctgtggatcatgtagagttgttccccctgttttgacttggggctgtggatcatggaaagttgttccccgctcgttttgacttggggctgtggatcatggagagttgttccccctgttttgacttgagctgtggatcatgtagagttgttccccctgttttgacttggggctgtggatcatggaaaGTTGTTCCCCCCGCtcgttttgacttggggctgtggatcatggagagttgttccccctgttttgacttggggctgtggatcattgAAAGTTGttccccctgttttgacttggggctgtggatcatggagaGTTGTTTCCCCCCtcgttttgacttggggctgtggatcatggagagttggtccccctgttttgacttggggctgtggatcatgtagagttgttccccccctgttttgacttggggctgtggatcatgtagagttgttccccccctgttttgacttggggctgtggatcaggtagagttgttccccccctgttttgacttggggctgtggatcatgtagagttgttccccccctgttttgacttggggctgtggatcatggaaagttgttcccccccctgttttgacttgggctgtggatcatgtagagttgttccccccctgttttgacttggggctgtggatcatggaaagttgttccccgctcgttttgacttggggctgtggatcatggagagttgttccccccctgttttgacttggggctgtggatcatgtagagttgttccccccctgttttgacttggggctgtggatcatggagagttgttccccccctgttttgacttgggctgtggatcatgtagagttgttccccccctgttttgacttggggctgtggatcatggaaagttgttcccccgctcgttttgacttggggctgtggatcatggagagttgttccccctgttttgacttggggctgtggatcatgtagagttgttccccctgttttgacttggggctgtggatcatgtagagttgttccccccctgttttgacttggggctgtggatcatggaaagttgttccccccctgttttgacttgggctgtggatcatgtagagttgttccccccctgttttgacttggggctgtggatcatggaaagttgttccccgctcgttttgacttggggctgtggatcatggagagttgttccccccctgttttgacttggggctgtggatcatgtagagttgttccccccctgttttgacttggggctgtggatcatggaaagttgtcccccctgttttgacttgggctgtggatcatgtagagttgttccccctgttttgacttggggctgtggatcatgtagagttgtcccccctgttttgacttggggctgtggatcatgtagagttgttccccctgttttgacttggggctgtggatcatggaaagttgttccccctgttttgacttgggctgtggatcatgtagagttgttccccctgttttgacttggggctgtggatcatggaaagttgttccccgctcgttttgacttggggctgtggatcatggagagttgttccccctgttttgacttgagctgtggatcatgtagagttgttccccctgttttgacttggggctgtggatcatggaaagttgttccccgctcgttttgacttggggctgtggatcatggagagttgttccccctgttttgacttggggctgtggatcatgtagagttgttccccctgttttgacttggggctgtggatcatgtagagttgttccccctgttttgacttggggctgtggatcatggaaagttgttccccctgttttgacttgggctGTGGATCACGTAGAGTTGttccccccctgttttgacttggggctgtggatcatggaaagttgttcccccgctcgttttgacttggggctgtggatcatggagagttgttccccctgttttgacttggggctgtggatcatgtagagttgttccccctgttttgacttggggctgtggatcatggaaagttgttccccctgttttgacttgggctgtggatcatgtagagttgttccccccctgttttgacttggggctgtggatcatggaaagttgttcccccgctcgttttgacttggggctgtggatcatggagagttgttccccccctgttttgacttggggctgtggatcatgtagagttgttccccccctgttttgacttggggctgtggatcatggaaagttgttcccccctgttttgacttgggctGTGGATCATTTAGAGTTGttccccccctgttttgacttggggctgtggatcatggaaaGTTGTTCCCCCGCTCGTTTTGaattggggctgtggatcatggagagttgttccccccctgttttgacttggggctgtggatcatggaaagttgttccccctgttttgacttgggctgtggatcatgtagagttgttccccccctgttttgacttggggctgtggatcatggaaagttgttcccccgctcgttttgacttggggctgtggatcatggagagttgttccccccctgttttgacttggggctgtggatcatgtagagttgttccccccctgttttgacttggggctgtggatcatggaaagttgtccccccccctgttttgacttgggctgtggatcatgtagagttgttccccccctgttttgacttggggctgtggatcatggaaagttgttcccccgctcgttttgacttggggctgtggatcatggagagttgttccccccctgttttgacttggggctgtggatcatgtagagttgtcccccccccctgttttgacttggggctgtggatcatgtagagttgttccccctgttttgacttggggctgtggatcatggaaagttgttccccctgttttgacttgggctgtggatcatgtagagttgttccccctgttttgacttggggctgtggatcatggaaagttgttccccgctcgttttgacttggggctgtggatcatggagagttgttccccccctgttttgacttgagctgtggatcatgtagagttgttccccccctgttttgacttggggctgtggatcatggaaagttgttcccccgctcgttttgacttggggctgtggatcatggagagttgttccccccctgttttgacttggggctgtggatcattgaaagttgttccccccctgttttgacttggggctgtggatcatggagaGTTGTTTCCCCCtcgttttgacttggggctgtggatcatggagagttggtccccccctgttttgacttggggctgtggatcatgtagagttgttccccccctgttttgacttggggctgtggatcatgtagagttgttccccccctgttttgacttggggctgtggatcaggtagagttgttccccccctgttttgacttggggctgtggatcatggaaagttgttccccccctgttttgacttggggctgtggatcatggagagttgttccccccctgttttgacttggggctgtggatcatggagagttgttccccccctgttttgacttggggctgtggatcatggaaagttgttccccccctgttttgacttggggctgtggatcatggaaagttgttccccccctgttttgacttggggctgtggatcatggaaagttgttcccccctgttttgacttggggctgtggatcatggaaagttgttcccccgctcgttttgacttggggctgtggatcatgtagagttgttccccccctgttttgacttggggctgtggatcatggaaaGTTCTTCCCCCGCtcgttttgacttggggctgtggatcatggaaagttgttcccccctgttttgacttggagctgtggatcatggaaagttgttcccccctgttttgacttggggctgtggatcatggaaagttgttcccccctgttttgacttggggctgtggatcatggaaaGTTGTTCCTCCGCtcgttttgacttggggctgtggatcatggaaagttgctcccccctgttttgacttggggctgtggatcatggaaaGTTGTTTCCCCCCCCTGTTTTGagttggggctgtggatcatggaaagttgtcccccccctgttttgacttggggcagtggatcatggaaagttgttccccccctcgttttgacttggggctgtggatcatggagagttgttcccccctgttttgacttggggctgtggatcatggagaGTTGTTCCCCCGCtcgttttgacttggggctgtggatcatggagaGTTGTTCCTCCGCtcgttttgacttggggctgtggatcatggaaagttgttcccccgctcgttttgacttggggctgtggatcatggaaaGTTGTCGTCCCCCCtcgttttgacttggggctgtggatcatggaaaGTTGTCGTCCCCCCtcgttttgacttggggctgtggatcatggaaaGTTGATCCCCCCCtcgttttgacttggggctgtggatcatggaaagttgtcccccctgttttgacttggggctgtggatcatggagaGTTGTTCCTCCGCtcgttttgacttggggctgtggatcatggaaagttgttccccccctgttttgacttggggctgtggatcatggaaagttgtccccccctgttttgacttggggctgtggatcatggaaagttgtccccccctgttttgacttggggctgtggatcatggaaagttgttccccccctgttttgacttggggctgtggatcatggaaagttgttccccccctgttttgacttggggctgtggatcatggaaaGTTGTTGCCCCCCCtcgttttgacttggggctgtggatcatggaaagttgttccccctgttttgacttggggctgtggatcatggaaagttgttccccccctgttttgacttggggctgtggatcatgtagagttgttcccccagttttgacttggggctgtggatcatggaaagttgttccccctgttttgacttggggctgtggatcatggagagttgttccccctgttttgacttggcgctgtggatcatggagagttgttccccctgttttgacttggggctgtggatcatggagaGTTGTTCCCctccctgttttgacttggggctgtggatcatgtagagttgttccccccctgttttgacttggggctgtggatcatggagagttgttccccctgttttgacttggggctgtggatcatggagcgttgttccccccctgttttgacttggggctgtggatcatggagagttgttccccctgttttgacttggggctgtggatcatggagagttgttccccccctgatttgacttggggctgtggatcatggagagttgttccccccctgttttgacttggggctgtggatcatagATAATGCATAGTGTATAAGCCAGAGGGGTTAGCTGCAGGCCACAACAGAACGGAAAGATTCCATGTCAATAGTTGTAGTTGAGACTTAAATGCTGGGtttgattacacacacacacgtccacccacacacacacacacacacacacacacacacacacacacacacacacacacacacacacacacacacacacacacacacacacacacacacacacacacacacacacacacacacacacacacacacacacacactgtatctgGCCTAAAAGCACAGGCCTGGTTTGTTTAGAGGTAAACCAAGGTCAGGATGTTTGGAACAAATCACAGGGTGTTCTGTGGTGTACCACTTCCTGCTTCTACACCAATCTCACCTCTTGTTTGGTCCAAGATGGTCATATAGATTCCTTTCATCTTCCATATCTTGGGTTAGAGCAGTGCATTGATGATGGATATGTAACgtgtcagagtaggagtgctgatctaggatcagccttTTAGTGTGTACTCTGTGCCTGGGAGCTAACATTCTCACGCCTGACAATGGCAAGATAGATAATTACTAATATACATTAACAATTAGGCTGCTAGGGTTGCTACTGTCAACACAGTGGATTAGCCACCATTAAccttgtgtgggtgggtgggtgggtgggtgtgggtgggtggatggtgACTGCCAGAATAATCATCCAGGACCATAATAAAGGACAGGTGTGGTGCTTACCAATAAACCAACAGTAACTGGTAGTCACTACGGTGTGACAGAGATTGCATTGTATTAAGAGGAAGCAGCGATCTCATTAGAAAGCTGTGAGATGCTGTGTCCAGGCTGCAGGGTGTGGCCCAGTTaaatgagctgtgtgtgtgttgctgttgtTGGGATATTGTTGTGATGCTTTAATGAAGGGAGACTGCTGCCATTTGAAGGGGGGAAAAACACTGACATTTGCAAGATGGCTGCAGCTTCACGGCTTCAGCACGGGGCACACAATAAATTAATGCATAATGAATTCCTTCACAAGAATAATTATAGTTGGAGCAAAGCAGCCggtatgaaggacacacacacacacacacacacacacacacacacacacacacacacacacacacacacacacacacacacacacacacacacacaaaatatatttttatttatggaACAATGTACTCACAAACAGAGGCTCATTAGTTGAACCTGTATGTATTCTTATTAAGTCCAAGAGTTATTTAGCATTCAACGAACAGTTTgtttgtgcgcgtgtgtgtggcgTGCATACATGTGTTTTTAAAATCTACTTTGACATTAGTTTAGCCTTTTCTTCTTATGTTCAGAGCACCAGTGACTTCTGTGTGACCCCAGACAAGTTCATCATGAACCAGACCAAGGACCTAATCAGTTCTGGTGAGTTAAAGACAAATTATGCTGTTAATGTCACTTTGATGAAGCTGTAATTTCAAGATGATTTAAACCCACCTCTGGCTGTAATCACATCCTACTTAAAGAGATGTTATTGCTGAGTCTTTCTGACTTGTTGTTGGTGTCTCCTGTTCTCTGCAGAGATAGTGCATTACTACCTGTACTGCAACCAGGCCCTCCCCAACCCATTCCAGCAGGTACTACTCATCAGCACCAGCACCGGTTCAATGATACCTGTTTtgacctctgtctccctgtttctcgctctctttttcccaccctccctccctccctctctctcatgggGTTCAATAAGGTCTCTAAGCTtctcaggaggagaggaggaggttttAAGGTCAGGGTGTCAGGCAGTGAGAGGCAGTGAGaagtagtctttctctctccagccTCAGCTAGCTCCCTAACCCAGTGGACTTCAGCTCCTATAATGCTGTGCTTGTAGACATGCCCCTCAGGATCAATGCGCTGTGCTTGTAGACATGCCCCTCAGGATCAATGCGCTGTGCTTGTAGACATGATGCCCCTCAGGATCAATGCGCTGTGCTTGTAGACATGCCCCTCAGGATCAATGCGCTGTGCTTGTAGACATGCCCCTCAGGATCAATGCGCTGTGCTTGTAGACATGATGCCCCTCAGGATCAATGGAATGCAATAACAGAGTGCAGGTAAGCGTGACCCAGTCTGATAACCAACTCAGTCAGAACACACATGAGTACAGAGATCGCTCACTgagatacacacacgcacacgcacacacacacatacacacacacacacacttccctgaCTCCTTTGTCCCAGATATTTCCAGCCTATCTGTAAATTGCAACATTGTATATTTTGTAATACATTGAAGCACCTTAACATGTTATCTATTCAAGAGCATTAAACCTGTCAGTACTGTATCTTCAGCTATGCCAGCCTGCCCTTGTACCTCACTACTGTTCTTTAAGTGAGTTATTGGATCGTAGACATGCTACCGAGACAAAATGACAATGTCAGATGGCAGGAGATACATGATGGCTGCTGCTATGGTTGCTGGTTTGGGGTAGTTCAATAACGgactgtctgtgtcagtgtgcaCTTACTGCACCAGTCTATTTTGTAATGGTTGGGAACACTGTTTTGATTTAGATGTTGTTTGATGATTTAAATGTTTGAGTCATACCGTTCACACTACAGCCAGCATTCTTTAGATCCATTTTAGGGCTACATTCACGAGGTTCCCAGTCTACTGGCTGTTCTGGGGTGGAGCACGCAGAGTAGACTGACCAGATTCTGGTGGATGACGGACTTGCTGTTAATGATTGGGCTTTTGTTGCCCTCTGCTGGACTAAAGCTGAACTGCCAAGCCCACTAATGTATGATAATTAATATATCCAGAGGTTGACatgttgttttttgtgtgtgtgtgtgtttgcagtctCTGACCATCTTCCAGAGGTCTCTGACCACCATGCAGATGCAGATACAGGGCCTGCTGCAGTTCGCTGTGCCTCTCTTCCCAACCGCCGAGGTCAGTGTTTCATTTTCCTGTGGTATAGTGAGACCGTCCGTGTAAGCATTGAATGTTATGTGTACTGAGTACTACACTTGTCTTTTCCACAGAGAGACCTACTGGGCATTCAGCACCTACTCAACTCATCAGAGTCTAGCCTCCACCAGCTAACTGCCCTACTGGACTGTAGAGGACTCAACAAGGTGCAGTCACATAGACAGACATGTTTACATCATTGGGTAGTACACACAGTAGTACACTACTGGATACCAATGCACGGCAGCACTGACAATGTATATAGTTCTACAGGATGGTGACTCTGCTGTGTATATATGCAATGGcaggattgtgggtttgattcccagggCCACCCATGTGTCAAATGTTTGCATGACTGTTTGCATGACTCTAAGTCCCTTTGGGGAAAAAAcattctgctaaatggcatttattattgttattatatgatacaatataTACACAACATGTCTCAGATAGACTGGGAACATTGTCTGCGCtctgctaatgtgtgtgtgtgtgtgtgtgtgtgtgtgtgtgtgtgtgtgtgtgtgtgtgtgtgtgtgtgtgtgtgtgtgtgtgtgtgtgtgtgtgtgtgtgtgtgtgtgtgtgtgtgtgtgtgtgtgtgtgtgtgtgtgtgtgtgtgtgtgtgtgtgtgtgtgtgtgtgtgtgtgtgtgtgtgtgtgtgtgtgtgtgtgtgtgtgtgcttatgtgttTTCTTTGTCCACGCTGTAGGACTACCTGGATGCCCTGATCGGTGTGTGTTATGATGGGGTAGAGGGCCTGCTCtacctctgcctcttctccatCCTGGCAATTTGTGCCTTCTGTGCCATGCTGTGTGCCATCCCCCGGGCATGGACACATATCACCAGCAGGTTAGGAGGTGCCCTCCCACTGAGTCtctttcat
This genomic interval from Oncorhynchus keta strain PuntledgeMale-10-30-2019 chromosome 2, Oket_V2, whole genome shotgun sequence contains the following:
- the LOC118396758 gene encoding protein tweety homolog 2-like isoform X4; the encoded protein is MMVFGVLTLILSWASLGADLASAVSTSDFCVTPDKFIMNQTKDLISSEIVHYYLYCNQALPNPFQQSLTIFQRSLTTMQMQIQGLLQFAVPLFPTAERDLLGIQHLLNSSESSLHQLTALLDCRGLNKDYLDALIGVCYDGVEGLLYLCLFSILAICAFCAMLCAIPRAWTHITSRERDYDDIDEGDPFNPQARRMTTHDSNHATNMHSFCSYSSSVGSQSSLHPPATHAAQTVSNAPVSEYMTQSALFGGNPRYENVPLIGRGSPPPSYSPSMRATYLSMTEDQIRHFGSDFQA